The following are encoded together in the Paludisphaera mucosa genome:
- a CDS encoding DUF4259 domain-containing protein produces the protein MGAWGHGGFENDDAADFVADLLADPTWKPVAEALNTVLDAEDDWLEAPTASVAIAAAEVVAIALGRPAAELPDGLPDWISRREAPEPKLVEKARLAIERILQDSELKDLWEETPDSAAWHEEMESLSRRVSGAGS, from the coding sequence ATGGGAGCCTGGGGACACGGCGGCTTCGAGAACGACGATGCAGCCGACTTCGTGGCCGACCTCCTGGCCGACCCGACGTGGAAGCCGGTTGCGGAGGCCCTGAACACCGTCCTAGACGCCGAGGACGACTGGCTCGAAGCGCCGACGGCGTCGGTCGCGATCGCCGCGGCCGAGGTCGTCGCCATCGCCCTCGGCAGGCCGGCGGCCGAACTCCCCGACGGGCTCCCCGACTGGATCTCGAGACGCGAGGCCCCGGAGCCGAAGCTCGTCGAGAAGGCCCGGCTCGCCATCGAGCGGATCCTCCAGGATTCGGAGTTGAAGGACCTCTGGGAGGAGACCCCGGACTCGGCGGCATGGCATGAAGAGATGGAGAGCCTGTCTCGCCGGGTGAGCGGGGCCGGCTCCTAG
- a CDS encoding lipid-binding SYLF domain-containing protein — protein MRTPTRLRLAALSVVLGLTPLTAARAQKPPDVVVGQASQAMSEVTRNPKTGMPRLVMRKAQGIAIIPGMFKAGFVIGARFGRGVLLVRQPDGTWSNPVFIHLMGGSFGFQAGAQKTDLILVFQTQRGLDRFIKGRDKLTLGVDVGAAAGPVGKRFEAGTDVALKSEILSYSNSRGVFAGVSAEGGTLQIDWRANMNYYGRPVSVGEILAINSTLPVPVEAESLQALLAEKTASPVPVAPGEVIQGETIILEGDDVVAPRTTRATPAPRTRPRVVRPEPIVEDGDLDPLPSAKPAPRPSTDANDEDLPSAVPDPRPARPENQPLPRVESKPKPKPSAEPDDIDLDDVPPLDPPKP, from the coding sequence ATGCGGACCCCGACCCGGCTGCGACTCGCCGCCCTTAGCGTCGTCCTCGGACTCACGCCGCTGACCGCGGCCCGGGCGCAGAAGCCGCCCGACGTCGTCGTCGGCCAGGCGAGCCAGGCGATGAGCGAGGTCACGCGCAACCCCAAGACGGGCATGCCCCGGCTGGTCATGCGCAAGGCCCAGGGGATCGCGATCATCCCGGGCATGTTCAAGGCCGGCTTCGTCATCGGCGCCCGGTTCGGCCGCGGCGTTCTGCTCGTCCGCCAGCCCGACGGCACCTGGAGCAACCCGGTCTTCATCCACCTGATGGGCGGCAGCTTCGGGTTCCAGGCCGGGGCGCAGAAAACCGACCTGATCCTGGTCTTCCAGACCCAGCGCGGGCTCGACCGCTTCATCAAAGGGCGCGACAAGCTGACCCTGGGCGTCGACGTCGGCGCGGCGGCCGGGCCGGTCGGCAAGCGGTTCGAGGCCGGCACCGACGTCGCCCTGAAGTCGGAGATCCTCTCGTACTCCAACAGCCGCGGCGTCTTCGCCGGCGTCTCGGCCGAGGGGGGCACGCTCCAGATCGACTGGCGGGCCAACATGAACTACTACGGCCGGCCGGTCTCCGTCGGCGAGATCCTCGCCATCAACAGCACGCTCCCCGTCCCCGTCGAGGCCGAGTCGCTCCAGGCCCTCCTCGCCGAGAAGACCGCCTCGCCCGTCCCGGTCGCCCCCGGCGAGGTGATCCAGGGCGAGACCATCATCCTCGAAGGCGACGACGTCGTCGCGCCCCGGACCACTCGCGCGACGCCCGCGCCCCGGACCCGCCCCCGCGTCGTCCGCCCCGAGCCGATCGTCGAGGACGGCGACCTCGACCCGCTCCCGAGCGCCAAGCCGGCCCCGCGGCCCTCGACCGACGCCAACGACGAGGACCTGCCGTCCGCCGTCCCCGACCCGCGTCCGGCGCGTCCCGAGAATCAGCCCCTGCCCAGGGTCGAGTCGAAGCCCAAGCCGAAGCCCAGCGCCGAGCCCGACGACATCGACCTGGACGACGTCCCGCCCCTCGACCCGCCCAAGCCCTGA
- a CDS encoding cytochrome c, giving the protein MKSLICGASLAALIVAAGLSAARVDAAADETASVEVVMKKLFAGKSSPNNTLKAASKTDSPDWTKVKTASEAFSKYAPDLGKNDAPKGDKSSWAKLTKALADESKSLSTAVDKKDVAGFKTAAKNIGGSCKACHDAHKPE; this is encoded by the coding sequence ATGAAGAGCCTGATCTGCGGTGCGAGCCTGGCCGCCCTGATCGTCGCCGCCGGCCTGTCGGCCGCGCGGGTCGACGCCGCGGCCGACGAAACGGCCAGCGTCGAGGTGGTGATGAAGAAGCTGTTCGCGGGCAAGTCCTCGCCGAACAACACCTTGAAGGCCGCGTCCAAGACCGACTCGCCCGACTGGACCAAGGTCAAGACGGCTTCCGAGGCGTTCTCCAAGTACGCCCCCGACCTGGGCAAGAACGACGCCCCGAAGGGGGACAAGTCCTCGTGGGCGAAGCTCACCAAGGCCCTCGCCGACGAGTCCAAGTCGCTGAGCACGGCCGTCGACAAGAAGGACGTCGCCGGCTTCAAGACCGCCGCCAAGAACATCGGCGGCTCGTGCAAGGCCTGCCACGACGCCCACAAGCCCGAGTGA
- a CDS encoding pyridoxal phosphate-dependent aminotransferase — MQHPLIAAKASRFTDSVIRGMSIEARRHNAVNLAQGMPDFPAPQALKDAACRAIQGDVNQYAITWGAHDLREAVAEHAAWHLGLAVDPESEITVTCGSTEAMLVALLSIINPGDEVILTQPFYENYWPDCMIAGATPRFVPVRPPDWKFDLDELAAAFNDRTKAVVLCNPNNPTGAVFTRAELEAVAALCRKWDVIAITDEIYEHILFDGREHVAMAALDGMWERSVTVGGMSKTYSVTGWRVGTILAPPHLTKAFRQMHDFVSIGAAAPLQEAGAVAYRLPRDYYDALAAGYQARRDRFCKALWEVGFEFEAPQGAYYVMAGIGPFGVDDDVAFADKLVREIGVATVPGSSFFRDKSLGRSYVRFCFCKRDETLDEAARRLRKLRVLT; from the coding sequence ATGCAGCATCCGTTGATCGCCGCGAAGGCCTCGCGGTTCACCGACAGCGTCATCCGCGGCATGTCGATCGAGGCCCGGCGTCACAACGCCGTCAACCTGGCCCAGGGGATGCCCGACTTCCCCGCCCCGCAGGCCCTCAAGGACGCCGCCTGCCGCGCCATCCAGGGCGACGTCAACCAGTACGCGATCACCTGGGGCGCGCACGACCTCCGCGAGGCCGTCGCCGAGCACGCCGCCTGGCACCTGGGGCTGGCCGTCGACCCCGAGTCCGAGATCACCGTCACCTGCGGCAGCACCGAGGCCATGCTGGTGGCCCTGCTGTCGATCATCAACCCGGGCGACGAGGTGATCCTCACCCAGCCCTTCTACGAGAACTACTGGCCCGACTGCATGATCGCCGGCGCGACGCCGCGGTTCGTCCCCGTCCGCCCGCCGGACTGGAAGTTCGACCTCGACGAGCTGGCCGCGGCCTTCAACGACCGCACCAAGGCCGTCGTGCTGTGCAACCCCAACAACCCCACCGGCGCCGTCTTCACCCGCGCCGAGCTGGAGGCCGTCGCCGCCCTCTGCCGCAAGTGGGACGTGATCGCGATCACCGACGAGATCTACGAGCACATCCTCTTCGACGGCCGCGAGCACGTGGCCATGGCCGCCCTCGACGGCATGTGGGAGCGGTCGGTGACGGTCGGCGGGATGTCGAAGACCTACTCCGTCACCGGCTGGCGGGTGGGGACGATCCTGGCCCCGCCGCACCTGACGAAGGCGTTCCGGCAGATGCACGACTTCGTCTCGATCGGCGCGGCGGCCCCGCTCCAGGAGGCCGGCGCGGTCGCCTACCGGCTGCCTCGCGACTATTACGACGCCCTCGCCGCCGGCTACCAGGCGCGCCGGGACCGGTTCTGCAAGGCCCTGTGGGAGGTCGGCTTCGAGTTCGAAGCGCCCCAGGGGGCGTACTACGTCATGGCCGGCATCGGCCCGTTCGGCGTCGACGACGACGTCGCCTTCGCCGACAAGCTGGTCCGCGAGATCGGCGTCGCGACCGTCCCCGGTTCGAGCTTCTTCCGCGACAAATCCCTGGGCCGCTCGTACGTCCGCTTCTGCTTCTGCAAGCGCGACGAGACCCTCGACGAGGCGGCCCGAAGGCTGCGGAAGCTGCGAGTGCTCACCTGA
- a CDS encoding VOC family protein, with product MEKDPPTIDIFPRTVAAWLSVRDSQRAVAFYKAAFDAVESFRLEDPDGALVARLSIDGSEFWVGDESPEHGNFSPESLGGGTARMILTVPDPDVVFARALKAGASEVHPVREEHGWRLGRVVDPFGHHWEIGCPASAS from the coding sequence ATGGAAAAAGATCCCCCGACGATCGACATCTTCCCGCGCACGGTCGCGGCCTGGCTGTCCGTCCGCGACAGCCAGCGGGCCGTCGCCTTCTACAAGGCGGCGTTCGACGCCGTGGAGTCCTTCCGCCTCGAAGACCCGGACGGCGCCCTGGTCGCCAGGCTCTCGATCGACGGCTCGGAATTCTGGGTGGGCGACGAGTCCCCCGAGCACGGCAACTTCAGCCCCGAGTCCCTCGGCGGCGGCACGGCGCGGATGATCCTGACCGTGCCCGACCCCGACGTCGTCTTCGCCCGGGCGCTGAAGGCCGGCGCCTCGGAAGTCCACCCCGTCCGCGAGGAACACGGCTGGCGTCTGGGACGCGTCGTCGACCCCTTCGGCCACCACTGGGAGATCGGCTGCCCGGCCTCGGCATCCTGA
- the fae gene encoding formaldehyde-activating enzyme — MSERILLRTGEALVEGAEDYLCAEPEIVIGEFDGPVGQAFANLIGDQVKGHSRVFAILNSDVQVRPATIMVSKVTVKSAEYTNILMGTVQAAIAHGVLDAVRSGDIPRDKVNDLGIIYSVWLDPAVVEVDDLDHKALFDVHREATAKVIRKALRNEPTIDWLLENQDQVEHYFHKLGLDGEL, encoded by the coding sequence ATGAGCGAGCGCATCCTGCTGCGGACGGGCGAGGCGTTGGTGGAAGGGGCCGAGGACTACCTCTGCGCCGAGCCGGAGATCGTGATCGGCGAGTTCGACGGCCCCGTCGGCCAGGCGTTCGCGAACCTGATCGGCGACCAGGTGAAGGGGCACTCGCGGGTCTTCGCGATCCTCAACAGCGACGTCCAGGTCCGGCCCGCGACCATCATGGTCAGCAAGGTCACGGTCAAGAGCGCCGAGTACACGAACATCCTGATGGGCACCGTGCAGGCCGCGATCGCCCACGGCGTCCTCGACGCCGTCCGCTCGGGCGACATCCCCCGCGACAAGGTGAACGACCTGGGGATCATCTACTCGGTCTGGCTCGACCCCGCCGTGGTCGAGGTCGACGACCTCGACCACAAGGCCCTCTTCGACGTCCACCGCGAGGCCACCGCCAAGGTCATCCGCAAGGCCCTGCGCAACGAGCCGACGATCGACTGGCTCCTGGAGAACCAGGATCAGGTCGAGCACTACTTCCACAAGCTGGGCCTCGACGGCGAGCTCTGA
- a CDS encoding UPF0175 family protein, whose protein sequence is MPVVISDETLQQAGMTEREAVVEIACRLFDIGRLNLWPAAKMAGMSRVEFEQELTGRKIPIHRPTPEDFADDVATLERLRNRSL, encoded by the coding sequence ATGCCCGTCGTGATCTCCGATGAGACGCTGCAGCAGGCGGGCATGACGGAACGTGAGGCCGTCGTCGAGATCGCCTGCCGCCTGTTCGACATCGGCAGGTTGAATCTTTGGCCCGCCGCGAAGATGGCGGGAATGAGCCGCGTCGAGTTCGAGCAGGAACTCACGGGCCGGAAAATCCCGATCCATCGACCGACCCCGGAAGACTTCGCCGACGACGTCGCCACGCTGGAACGGCTGAGAAATCGTTCGTTGTGA
- the ypfJ gene encoding KPN_02809 family neutral zinc metallopeptidase: MRWQGGRESENVEDRRGMSPAMVGGGIGTLIVILLAAFFGIDPRPLLQVFGGGPGGGGGGAAQKQARELSPEEKQQGQFVRTLMGMTEDVWTEQFAKLGRRYEEPTLVLFSGQVSTQGCGAASSNVGPFYCPGDQKVYIDLTFYDELKDRFKAPGEFAQAYVIAHEVGHHVQNLLGISEKISRAQQQVGKAEANQLSVMLELQADFFAGVWAHHIEKKRHILETGDIESGLKAATAIGDDALQKQAQGYAVPDSFTHGTSEQRVRWFTKGLQTGDVNQGDTFNAPSL; the protein is encoded by the coding sequence ATGCGCTGGCAAGGCGGGCGTGAGAGCGAAAATGTCGAGGATCGTCGCGGGATGTCGCCGGCCATGGTCGGCGGCGGGATCGGGACGCTGATCGTGATCCTCCTGGCCGCCTTCTTCGGGATCGATCCGCGGCCGCTGCTGCAGGTCTTCGGCGGCGGCCCCGGCGGCGGGGGCGGCGGCGCGGCCCAGAAGCAGGCGCGCGAGCTGTCGCCCGAGGAGAAGCAGCAGGGCCAGTTCGTCCGCACCCTGATGGGGATGACCGAGGACGTCTGGACCGAGCAGTTCGCCAAGCTGGGCCGGCGGTACGAGGAGCCGACGCTCGTCCTGTTCTCGGGCCAGGTCTCGACCCAGGGCTGCGGCGCGGCCAGCTCGAACGTCGGGCCGTTCTACTGCCCCGGCGATCAGAAGGTCTACATCGACCTGACCTTCTACGACGAGCTGAAGGACCGGTTCAAGGCCCCCGGCGAGTTCGCCCAGGCCTACGTGATCGCCCACGAGGTCGGCCACCACGTCCAGAACTTGCTGGGGATCAGCGAGAAGATCTCGCGGGCGCAGCAGCAGGTCGGCAAGGCCGAGGCCAACCAGCTCTCGGTCATGCTGGAGCTGCAGGCCGACTTCTTCGCGGGCGTGTGGGCCCACCACATCGAGAAGAAGCGGCACATCCTCGAGACCGGCGACATCGAGTCCGGCCTCAAGGCCGCGACGGCCATCGGCGACGACGCGCTCCAGAAGCAGGCCCAGGGCTACGCCGTCCCCGACTCGTTCACCCACGGCACGTCCGAGCAGCGGGTCCGCTGGTTCACCAAGGGCCTGCAGACCGGCGACGTCAACCAGGGCGACACCTTCAACGCGCCGAGCCTCTGA
- a CDS encoding ISAs1 family transposase, with protein sequence MADASRFGMDEVAAFFQDLDDPRSEINRKHPLASVVVIALVAVLAGASGPTAIARWAAFKRGLLESILPLPNGVPCKDVFRRVLMALRPEAFQPCFAAWLRSLRDEAAAETGVERPTLAIDGKTLRRSHDRKNGLGALHSVTAWASEYGLSLGQVACDEKSNEIAAIPELLKLIDVSGGVVTIDAMGCQREVAGAVVAAGGDYVLALKGNQGTLHRAAVAHVLGRWDEGFAGEPVGRLQVDEAAHGRRESRTYIQLEAPKDLPGFEAWRGLRSIGVAISEVVREGKTAEDVRYYISSLPVEPDAKAFAHAVRSRWGIENGCHWTLDVTFREDESRIREEHLRQNMAWLNRFCLSLLKRHPGRDSVAMKRRGCGWSDDYLMEVVRGSTC encoded by the coding sequence ATGGCGGATGCGAGCCGGTTCGGTATGGACGAGGTGGCGGCGTTCTTCCAGGACCTGGATGACCCGCGGTCGGAGATCAATCGCAAGCATCCGCTGGCCTCGGTGGTGGTGATCGCCCTGGTCGCGGTCCTGGCGGGGGCCTCCGGGCCGACGGCGATCGCGCGGTGGGCGGCGTTCAAGCGGGGTCTGCTCGAGTCGATCCTGCCGCTGCCGAACGGGGTGCCGTGCAAGGACGTCTTCCGGCGCGTGTTGATGGCCCTGCGGCCCGAGGCGTTCCAGCCGTGCTTCGCCGCCTGGCTGCGGTCGCTGCGCGACGAGGCCGCGGCCGAGACGGGCGTCGAGCGGCCCACGCTGGCGATCGACGGCAAGACCCTGCGTCGCAGCCACGACCGCAAGAACGGCCTGGGGGCGTTGCACTCGGTGACCGCCTGGGCGAGCGAGTACGGCCTGTCGCTGGGCCAGGTCGCTTGCGATGAGAAGTCGAACGAGATCGCTGCGATCCCCGAGTTGCTGAAGCTGATCGACGTCTCCGGCGGCGTCGTGACGATCGACGCGATGGGCTGCCAGAGGGAGGTCGCCGGGGCGGTCGTCGCCGCCGGCGGCGACTACGTGCTGGCGCTGAAGGGGAACCAGGGGACGCTGCATCGGGCGGCCGTCGCCCACGTCCTGGGGCGTTGGGACGAAGGGTTCGCGGGGGAGCCGGTCGGCCGCCTCCAGGTCGATGAGGCGGCCCACGGCCGTCGCGAGTCGCGGACGTACATCCAGCTCGAGGCCCCGAAGGACCTCCCCGGCTTCGAGGCGTGGCGGGGGCTGAGGTCGATCGGCGTGGCGATCTCCGAGGTCGTCCGCGAGGGAAAGACGGCGGAGGACGTCCGCTACTACATCAGCAGCCTGCCGGTCGAGCCCGACGCTAAGGCGTTCGCCCACGCGGTCCGCTCGCGCTGGGGGATCGAGAACGGCTGCCACTGGACCCTCGACGTGACCTTCCGCGAGGACGAGTCGCGAATCCGAGAGGAGCACCTGCGCCAGAACATGGCCTGGCTGAATCGCTTCTGCCTGTCCCTGCTCAAGCGGCACCCCGGGCGGGACAGCGTCGCCATGAAGCGACGCGGATGCGGATGGAGCGACGACTACTTGATGGAAGTCGTTAGAGGATCGACATGTTAG
- a CDS encoding DUF1883 domain-containing protein encodes MNFLHQEFDVGPDDLIEVTLDGQANVMLLDTANFENYCAGRAFQYYGGLAKQSPMRLSPPHQGRWHLAVDLGGYGGTVKAGVRLHRGVGATR; translated from the coding sequence ATGAACTTCCTTCACCAAGAGTTCGACGTAGGCCCGGACGACCTGATTGAAGTCACGCTCGACGGGCAGGCGAATGTGATGCTGCTAGACACGGCCAACTTCGAAAACTACTGTGCCGGGCGGGCCTTCCAATATTACGGCGGGCTGGCGAAACAGTCGCCCATGCGGCTCTCACCCCCGCACCAGGGTCGATGGCACCTGGCCGTCGATCTAGGCGGCTATGGCGGGACTGTCAAAGCCGGCGTGAGGCTCCATCGCGGCGTAGGAGCGACGAGGTAA